ACAGTCTTCCGGGCGTCGGCGCGCCCAAGCTACCGAAGGTCGACGGCCTGATCCCCTGGATCGTGCCGCTCGCGATCGTGCTGGTCTGGCAGCTCGCCTGCGTCACCGGTTTCGTGCCCTCGCGGGTGTTGCCCGCGCCGACCGACGTCGCGCTCGCCGGCTGGAAGCTGCTGCTCTCGGGCGAACTGGTTCGCAACATCTGGGTCAGCTTCTGGCGCGCCTCGATCGGCTTTGTGATCGGCGGCGGCATCGGCTTTGCCTTCGGCCTTGCCAACGGGCTGTCGCAGCTGTCGGCGAAGCTGACCGACACCACGCTGCAGATGGTGCGCAACATCCCGCATCTGGCGCTGATCCCACTCGTCATCCTGTGGTTCGGCATCGACGAGTCGGCGAAGCTCTTTCTCGTGGCGCTCGGCGTGTTCTTCCCGATCTATCTCAACACGCTGCATGGCATCCGCACCGTCGATCCGCAGCTGATCGAGATGGGCCGCATCTACGGAATGACCGATGGCGAGCTGTTCCGCCGGGTGATCTTCCCGGGCGCGCTGCCCTCGATCTTCGTCGGACTGCGCTTTGCGCTCGGCATCATGTGGCTGACCCTGATCGTCGCCGAGACCATCGCGGCCTCGTCGGGCCTCGGCTACATGGCGATGCAGGCGCGCGAGTTCATGCTGATCGACGTCGTCGTGCTCTCGATCCTGATCTACGCCCTGCTCGGCAAGCTAGCCGACAGCGCCTCGCGGGCGCTGGAGCGGCTGACCCTGTCGTGGCACCCCGCCTTCCAGAAGAAGTGAGAATGAGAATGCAAGAAGCGCTTCGTTTCCAGTCTGTCGATGCCGAGCCGGTCGACCGTGCCGACATCGTCGCGAAGCCGCGGCATTTGCGGCGCGTCGCGGAAGGGCCGGCCCGCGGTCTGTCGCTGACCATCCGCGGCCTGCGCAAGGCGTTCGGCGACAATGAGGTGCTGCGCGGCATCGACCTGCACATCCCCGCCGGCCAGTTCGTCGCGATCGTCGGCCGCAGCGGCTGCGGTAAGAGCACGCTGCTGCGCCTGATCGCCGGCCTCGACGCGCCGACGGCGGGCAGCATCGCCTTCGGTGAGGAACCCCGGGCGCAGGACGTCCGCGTCATGTTCCAGGAGCCGCGCCTGCTGCCCTGGGCGCGGGTGCTGTCCAATGTCGAGGTCGGGCTGGGACGCGAGCGCGCGTCGGCGGATGCGCAGGCGCGCGCCGAGCGGGCGCTGGTCGAGGTCGGCCTCGGCGACAAGCGCCGAGAGTGGCCCTCGGTGCTGTCAGGTGGCCAGAAGCAGCGCGTGGCGCTGGCGCGGGCGCTGGTCAGCCAGCCGCGCGTGCTGGCGTTCGACGAGCCGCTCGGCGCGCTCGATGCGCTGACCCGCATTTCGATGCAGCAATTGCTGGAGCGCGTCTGGCGCGACCAGGGCTTTACCGCGATCCTGGTGACGCACGATGTTGCCGAGGCGGTCGCGCTCGCCGACCGCGTGCTGGTCATCGAGGACGGCCGGATCGCCGAGGATGTCACGATCGACCTGCCACGGCCGCGCCGACGCGGCTCGGCCGAGCTCGCCGCGCTGGAGGGCGAGATCCTGAAGCACCTGCTCGAGGGCAGCGAAGACACATCCGATCTGTGAGGTCGCTATGAATTCCGTCGTCCGCAATGTTTCGATCGAGCCCGCGGTAGCGGCCGATGAATTCCGTGGCGCGATGCGCCATCTCACCGGCGGCGTCAGCGTCATCACCGCCGGCCGCGGCAAGGAGATCTCGGGAATGACGGTGACGTCGGTGTCGTCGCTGTCGGTCGAGCCGCCGTCACTGATCGTCAG
This Bradyrhizobium sp. CCBAU 53421 DNA region includes the following protein-coding sequences:
- a CDS encoding ABC transporter permease subunit — its product is MSLIDSLPGVGAPKLPKVDGLIPWIVPLAIVLVWQLACVTGFVPSRVLPAPTDVALAGWKLLLSGELVRNIWVSFWRASIGFVIGGGIGFAFGLANGLSQLSAKLTDTTLQMVRNIPHLALIPLVILWFGIDESAKLFLVALGVFFPIYLNTLHGIRTVDPQLIEMGRIYGMTDGELFRRVIFPGALPSIFVGLRFALGIMWLTLIVAETIAASSGLGYMAMQAREFMLIDVVVLSILIYALLGKLADSASRALERLTLSWHPAFQKK
- a CDS encoding ATP-binding cassette domain-containing protein; this encodes MQEALRFQSVDAEPVDRADIVAKPRHLRRVAEGPARGLSLTIRGLRKAFGDNEVLRGIDLHIPAGQFVAIVGRSGCGKSTLLRLIAGLDAPTAGSIAFGEEPRAQDVRVMFQEPRLLPWARVLSNVEVGLGRERASADAQARAERALVEVGLGDKRREWPSVLSGGQKQRVALARALVSQPRVLAFDEPLGALDALTRISMQQLLERVWRDQGFTAILVTHDVAEAVALADRVLVIEDGRIAEDVTIDLPRPRRRGSAELAALEGEILKHLLEGSEDTSDL